A single genomic interval of Rhizophagus irregularis chromosome 15, complete sequence harbors:
- a CDS encoding uncharacterized protein (MEROPS:MER0036027), which yields MERKIIKNIILAWVFFPVVSVIVFYSYCLCWIFYLLYAQTDAPQSQPKVPLNPIRVYKVTSYLLTCMYENLTGPFIPSILQYGWHKLSSDGKKKPSVRKNIRYGPKPRNRLDVYLPDHVSATASKNNNKKCNDNTGHAAFTNQQQNDIPVIIFIGTSWNSGNKDTCMPVAHNLQSQGYIVIVPDITIYPIGKIAEMVTDIQLCIYWAHTHIRSFRGDPSQIYLMGHGAGSILSALTVIHDVCATLNVLPPNNTNVNIPLWDNNIRKTGSPRVHGLILFSGVYDITYYYAYLYQRGLEQVHALPRVMGNKSDAFLQCSPAYLLNYALNNVHNREQLKMLLPRKVVLFHGDQDTFNPVTTTHNFYSLLNSAGIPSVKLNIYDHVKHISPKIDLIVPTRPLCVKILKDIKECCKGHGGVVVGSQLKEKRDEKEMTNQDKTKTRNSRRRMSQVRH from the exons ATGGAGCGAAAAATTAtcaagaatattatattagcTTGGGTATTTTTTCCAGTCGTATCAGTAATAGTTT tcTATTCTTATTGTTTATGCTGGATTTTTTATCTACTGTATG cTCAAACTGATGCTCCTCAATCACAACCAAAAGTTCCTTTAAATCCGATACGAGTGTATAAGGTAACCTCTTACCTTCTCACTTGTATGTACGAAAATTTGACAGGTCCCTTCATACCGTCAATACTTCAATATGGATGGCATAAGTTATCAAGTGATGGAAAGAAGAAACCATCTGTGAG GAAAAATATTCGCTACGGTCCTAAACCCCGAAATCGCTTAGATGTTTATCTGCCTGATCACGTTTCGGCTACGGCATCAAAGAACAATAATAAGAAATGTAATGATAATACAGGACATGCTGCTTTTACAAACCAACAACAAAATGATATTCcggtaattatttttattggaacATCATGGAATTCTG gaaacaaaGATACTTGCATGCCAGTAGCTCATAATCTTCAAAGTCAGGGATACATTGTAATCGTTCCTGATATAACCATCTATCCTATC GGCAAGATCGCTGAGATGGTTACGGATATTCAGCTGTGTATTTATTGGGCACACACTCATATTAG ATCATTCCGAGGCGATCCATCCCAAATTTACCTTATGGGCCATGGTGCTGGTTCGATTTTATCGGCTCTGACTGTCATTCACGATGTCTGTGCCACCTTAAATGTTCTCCCCCCAAATAACACTAACGTAAATATTCCTTTATGGGACAATAATATTAGGAAGACTGGATCACCAAGAGTTCATGGATTAATCCT GTTTTCAGGGGTTTATGatataacatattattatGCATATTTGTATCAAAGAG GTCTCGAACAAGTTCATGCTTTACCAAGAGTTATGGGTAATAAATCCGATGCTTTCCTTCAATGTTCGCCagcatatttattaaattatgcgCTTAATAATGTTCATAATCGTgaacaattaaaaatgttattaccGCGTAAAGTTGTATTATTTCACGGAGATCAG GATACATTTAATCCAGTAACAACGACACATAATTTCTATTCTTTACTTAATTCAGCGGGAATCCCATCAGTAAAACTAAACATTTATGATCATGTTAAACATATTAGTCCAAAAATTGACCTTATAGTTCCAACCAGACCTTTATGTGTAAAGATATTGAAAGATATTAAGGAGTGTTGTAAAGGACACGGAGGTGTAGTGGTTGGAAGTCAATTGAAAGAGAAAAgagatgaaaaagaaatgacAAATCAAGATAAAACCAAGACAAGAAACTCAAGAAGAAGAATGTCTCAGGTTAGGCATTAA